One Aegilops tauschii subsp. strangulata cultivar AL8/78 chromosome 2, Aet v6.0, whole genome shotgun sequence genomic window, GGATAACACTTTCCGTAGTTCAAGGACCTATGAGACGCCACTAAAATAATTCGAGGACCTGCAATGCACTTCACATAAATTGATGTAGAACAAGGACCAACCGGTTTTACAGAAGAGTCTCACGAGGAGACGTGCTTGCAAACTCAGGCAAATCCATTAGGAAGAAGAAAGAACCACTATTACAATTTTTTGTGCTGCTCAATCCTAAACAAGATATTTGTTTTATTTCATATTCGAACAATACACAATCTGATATAGCCAGACCATCCCATTACCATGAGATCACTCCATGACTCGCCTAGCGCAATTGGACTATTAATCCCCCATATAGAAGGCTCAAGTGTACAATTCAACCAGTATTATTCCCCATAACGTGCATAAGTAAAGTTCAACTAACAACTGCATATGCTTTATACGGTGTCGCCACTAGGTGCAGTTGGTTCTTCCTCCTTGCCGATAAGGCAACTGTCATTTCCATGTCCAGCTCACTCGGCTTCACTCCGGCAGGGAGGCTCCAATCAAAGTAGTAAAGAAGTCGTGCCACCATGAGCTCCAACACAGCCAGCGCAAATATATCGCCTGGGCAGGTTCTCCTTCCGCTACCGAATGGCAAGTAGTCGAACTGTGAGCCTTTTTGGCTTGTCCTGACATCCTCGAACCTCTCCGGCCTGAATTTCTCAGGTTCAAGCCAATACTCAGGGTTTCTACCCAGTGCCCAGGTATTGACCATAACCCTGGTACCCTCCGTGACCTCAAACCCACCAACGTTGCAGGTCTCTCGGCAGACACGGGGAACCAGCAGCGGCAACACTGGATTTAGCCTCATGGTCTCCTTGATTACCATATTTGTGTAGGGTAGCTCCAGCATGTGTCCCTCATGGTCTTGTGGGCTTTTATCGCCAAATGTTCGTCGCACCTCCGCCTGCGCCTTGGCCATCACTTCCGGGTTCCTCATCAACTCCGACATGACCCACTCAGCAGCTGATGATGTCGTGTCTGTCCCGGCCGCGAACATATCCTAATAAACGAATTAGTAAACAACATGCATGAGCAAAGAACATGGAATAATAGTAAACTAGAAAATTCAGAGTATGCACGCATGCCAAGTCATGTCATCACATAATAATTACCATTATGATTGCCTTGATGTTATCCAGTTCCATCGGGAAGTCAAGCTCCCCCTCGTCCCTGATCCTAAGCAAAACGCTGAGAAGGTAATGACCTTGCCGCATCTCGGACTGCGAGATGATCTCGTCCAGGACCTTGTCCTGCTGGTGGCGGGCTCGCCATAGCCGGCCTCTCAGCCCGGAGACCACGTCAATGAACCGCAGCGACGGGAAGAGGTCCCCGATGCAGAGCCCCGCGGCAAGGTTCCGCGCCTTGTCCAACGCGGACATAAACTCCTTTTGGAGCTCGGGGCTGCACATCTCCCCGAACACCGTCCTCCCGGTTATCGAATTTGAGCACGACACGAGCAGCCTGCTGATATTGAACGGCTTGCCACCTCTGCTGGCGTCGCCCACGTTCCTAACAAGGCACATGGTCTCGCTGTCCCTTACCGGCGAAAACTGCCTCACCTTCCGCTCGCTTAGGAGCTCCACCGTGCAGATCTTGCGGAGCGTCCGCCAGTATGAGCCGTATGGCGCGAAGCCGATGTCGAGGTTTCCATAGAGGGTGACCTCGGAGAGCAGAATGCTTGGCCGCGACGTGAATGTAAGATCTTTGTCACGcagcacttcctgcgcggccgcCGGCGAGGAGATCACCACGGTGTCGATCTGGCCCAGCCGAAGGTACATGACCGGCCCATGCTTCTTTGCCAGGTCCCGGAGGACGACGGGCAGCTTGGTGGTTAGGATTTGGTGCAGGTTTCCGATCAAGGGCAGACTCCATGGGCCAGGAGGCCGCCGCTTGTCGGAACTTGGTACTAGTTTGCGGCTAAGCAAGGAAACTAGAATCACGGACACTGTGATGAGAGAAACAAAGCAGAAGCAGAGGGTGGCTCCGATTAGCTCCATGGAAATGGTTTCCTTCTTTGCTTGGTAAGAAGGCCATGAATGAGCGGCCTTTTTATAAGCCTTGGAATGTGCATGATGGATGGACATTTCTCGCCACTTGTCATTTTTGCCCACATCACTTCTAGTGCTACTTGCTAGATGAATGAAAATTGCAGGACTTAAACATTAACGACAACATGGAACCTTGACGAAAGGTTGGCAGCGCCGATTCTTCCTCTATTATGGATAGCACGCCCTCACAAAACCTCCCACCACATATACCCCACCCACACGCCCAGAGATGACAGTTTACAACTTCTTGCGAAAATGGGCGATGCAGATCCAAACTTGTCatcaagttcaaaaggaaaagaaagTGCCATTCTGGTCCTAGGTGCAAAAGCATCCGGATGaccagaaaattccaaaaaatagcaaaaaaaaatttattcgcacaaaaaaatgaaattGTTTTTAGAGAATCATTCTTGAGTGTTTTCCCAATGAGTAAATTATTCTGAAGAGATTATATTCATGACCCTTTGGGTAACAAAAATATAAAAAGGCACCTGGCAAATGATATGAAAATAAGCTTTTTAGAGTCCTGATTTTTTTTACGAATATAATTAGAGACTCTCCTTCCGGGCCAACCAACTAATACTGGTCATCTTTTCCCGGGAAACTTGTTTTGATCGTTTGTTCATATTTAACATGCGTAGAGAGCTTTTGCTCATGGAAACTCATgtgcatggaaaatattggcagTCACTGACGCTggccccacaagatgacttccaTCTAAGAACAATGCAATACCATCTAGAATCCACTTGCAGCACGTGCACGGATACCTCAGATGTCAGAGACGATGCGTAGAAGAATGCACAACTGGCTGCAACGCATCTCCACGTTTTACTTGTCCAAGGcagttttttttttctgaaaagGAGGATTACCCCCGGCCGgggcgatgcatgcagccattttatttattattcacaaagaccttacaaagtagtaCATCAGGTACTCTGAAGCCACCATCCTAGCAACAGCTGTCGCTACTTCTATCCACCTGATGAAGGGGTTCCGATAGTCCGAGCccaataccaaacagacatcgcacaaaTACCTAACATCTAAAGCCAGAAGCCCCAAACAAGCCACATACTGGGTTTGGGGCACAAGCTGGTCCGACGCACTCTCTGTGTTGTCGCCGCCATCTTCCctcaatccatcttcagagcagaaACTAATGCACCGACTTAGCCAGGCCTCTCTGGCATCGACGCCACCATGATGCCAGACAACAccctcctcctgcgcgagtccatatCCGCGCATCGGACGCCGAGTCTCCACAACGCCATGCCGCCGAGATCCGCCGCCATCAATGTGTGGATGAAACACCACTCCACCAAAGAATCCGTCCTTTGGTCCCTCGACCACATGTGTACCTCCAAGAATGATGCCCCCAAGGGGGCAACGACAGCAGAgcgccgccgtcatccgatcaTCCGATCTAGGGTTTCTCTCAAAGGTAGCAGAGAGTGGCCTTGAACTTCTACACGGTGATGCCTTCAAGAAGTGAATGACGGAGATAGTGCCGCCACCGCCGGCCTTGGCAGTAGCCGAAAGCAAGTTATCACCAAGATCTGTTCGAAGGAATCCACTTCTTGTGAACGggccgccaccaccaccagcaccaccaggcCGAGCACATGCCGCCACCGGCACCTCCACGGTGCCCAGAGGCCGCGAGACACGCCGCCACCACGCCTGACAGGCAGCCACGGCCGGGCCCGATCACCAACCAGATCCAATCTAGGGTCAAGAGCCCCAGGCCGCAGCCACTGTGCAGCCGGCACCACCGGGTGGGGACATGCCCTCCACCCCGCCGCAGAGCGAGCCGCCTCCGGAACTTCGAAGCGCTGCGCCACCAAGCCCACCGGGAGCGACTACGCCACCACGAGGAAGAAGGGAAAGCCGCTCTAGCGGAGAAGCCCCGCCGCTACCGGCACTGTCCGGGCTTTGCCCGGCAGTGGCCCTCTCGATGGCGGCGAGGGGGAGGGGAGTGTGGAGGAGGGCcggtggcgggggggggggggggggggggggggctaaggTTCCCCCATGTCGCCTCTGAGAGGGACGCGAGTGACAATGATAGGAGTGGTCCTATAGGAAATTGGCTCACGAGAGGTGAAACTTTGCCCCCACCCCAAACCCCCGGCGTCGTCCCGCTCCATGCCGCGCGTTCCATCATTGCCCTTGTGCACCGGAACGGGTGAATGGTCCGGACAGGCCTCATGTTGGCTAACGATGCTGGACGCCGCTCAAGAAATTGCGGAGCGACGAGGCATGATGAGGCGTGGAGCCAAGTCGGCAGCGAATTGCTCGGGGGCATCGTCGCTACATGCGAATGGACCAGCTGCATGGCCGGCCCGAACAGTCCCAGGCAAGCTCTTCTACGTGCCTCCAGGACGGACCTGCTAGCCTAGGAATCGCTTTAGGTCGGCCGTGCTGGCAAGGGATAGGAGGAGGTGAACAACCCCATAGCCGTTGTTTACTTGGACCGCTTAAATTTATCTTGATGGGAAAAAGATCGCATACATGCTTCATTTGTAAGAGATAAACATGTCTTCACTTTTGAGTTTCTAAATAGCACATCTCCAATTGCTAGTTAACAACTGTTCTTGACATGGCTAGCTGCAAGTGAGATTTGTCATACATATGCTCCAGGTTCAATCTTGGGTACAAAAATGTTGATGGTTGTTAGTACAACAGTGCAATCCATTCACAACTACTTGAGAGGTGCATGCTAGAGGCCTATATGATTGTAAACTCTTAAAACTTTTTAGTCCCTTACTAGACATAACATGTTCACTACTAGTATGCATACTTTTGGCTCTTGTCACACTAAAAGCAATTGAATAACAGTAGTAGAAAAACGACCTTACGTTCGCATCATTAGTCTTGGTTCGATTACGTCCCGGGACTAAtgggaccattagtcccggttccaacGCAATACTAGGGAGAACCCTAGTAGTGGCACGGATTTTATTGATATCGGTAGCGCGGGTAGCCGCGCTACTATTACGGCGCTACAACTAACTTAGAAGCGCGGTCTAACCCAGGGCTACTACTAGTAACCGTATCAGTAGCGCTCTTCTCTCACGGGCTGCTACTATGTAGCTGTAGCGCTCTTCCTGTCCCGGCGCTGCTGCTGTATCTTTCAACATTTTTTCTTCTTTCTATAGTTGTAGAACAGTACCAGTTTCAATAAACTACAATTTCACAAATACTAGGTACTCATATAACAATATCATTAACCACAATATCAGATACTCATATATAGTCATACAGTATTCATACAATATCACTAAAGATTATAGGTACTCATATATAGTCAACATGCATGGATAGATCTCATATGGGGAACTAATAATAGTTGATAAGCAGTCTACTAGGTAGTCATAGAGTAGCATATAGATGGTTCAACAGCAACACACATATATAGTTCTACATAATATCGATGACGACGATCATCCTCAAGCCGTGGTGGTGGGTGTTCCCGATAGTAATTAGGATGGTCTGTCCAACAtgaagattcttgccaacgaggaagctcttccacccaaccgagctcaagtgtgtgcgaccgtccgTGTCCACGCTGTACGCACAAGTGGTAACGGAGCCCCTTGTGGTAAGGCGTATTTCAGcagagccttcttcatcaggctcgataccacaactcatAGATATgctctttggcaatttctgaataagaaagatatatcaattaataagtagcctcgcacatactcttgTAAATATATTTCTACTAAGtatagatttctacactatcaaaagacacagtactacaTTTCTACTAAGCATGGATTCTACTAATACgtatggattatctacactattaatagtgCCTTGGATTCTACACGAAGCATATATATCATTGGACTCTAGCTACTCTATGGCATATCATCGATCGGATTCTAGACTAAGCATATATATCATTGGACTCTAGCtcactaaagcatatcatcgatCGGACAGTAAGGATgtcattggactctacactaatTAAGCATCTCATCGtactctacactaaagcatatcatcggCTAGCTTCCACACaacatatcattggactctacactaagcatatcatcagATAATTTGCATTTTCAAGTATAACAATAAGgcatatcatcaaattactacagtaaGTATGACATACCATGACATGCAGACcaaccatggtacttgtcaggcgggtcatgaatggcaccccgacaaagtcacCACGTGGCGGgattatgtcccataggttgcacacctcctcctcgctcaacCTCATTCTTTGAGCATAGATGGCTTCATCAAGTGGGTCcccatcatcttcatcatcttcctccGTGTTGACATAAATGACGACCATCTTGGGTCTTTCTGCtttgaaggagaagctgatcaagtCACCACTAGTGATATCCATGTGGGCGAGGAAACGGACCCATCCATCTCCTCCCATCTGCGACATATTTCGTCCTTTCTTGACCTCCATAGTGTAGGGGCCCCAGGAGCCTCAAAGGTTACAGTGTCTCCGGTCAGCTTGTTGAATTccaacctcacattgcatgggacgatctgtgtaaaaaaagcaaaatgaTATATACACAATGCATTAATGCCACTAACactaaaaacaaaatagctgTCACAAGTTTCATGTAATTTGTTACCCCGCATGAAGAACACaaggctggaagtagatgccgaacagcatgccagttgcaaggctgctaGCGCACCTTGTCTTGCAcagtcgacatggtggtggtggtggtggcaccATTTTCCAAAAGCAATATGAGCAAGGATGAGCGATccacttcacaggaaagaaaaacagtaACATAAAGTTCTAAATTAACTTACTAACACCTTCTAGAATAGAACCAACAGCTAGCAGGCAAATGCCAAATCAGCCAACAAGACTCACCGTTATAGAAGCTAGCTAGCTAGGGAACAACCTTCAGAGTTGCTACACTACAATGCATCGATCTTAATCAGAAAACAGAATATCCAGGCTTAGTAACTAAAATTAACAGCATGCACATGCTTCCGTCTAGCTTTTATATTTACATAAAAGCCATCAACACTTGCAAGTTGCAGCAGGTTGTACAAGCG contains:
- the LOC109731407 gene encoding 9-beta-pimara-7,15-diene oxidase, yielding MELIGATLCFCFVSLITVSVILVSLLSRKLVPSSDKRRPPGPWSLPLIGNLHQILTTKLPVVLRDLAKKHGPVMYLRLGQIDTVVISSPAAAQEVLRDKDLTFTSRPSILLSEVTLYGNLDIGFAPYGSYWRTLRKICTVELLSERKVRQFSPVRDSETMCLVRNVGDASRGGKPFNISRLLVSCSNSITGRTVFGEMCSPELQKEFMSALDKARNLAAGLCIGDLFPSLRFIDVVSGLRGRLWRARHQQDKVLDEIISQSEMRQGHYLLSVLLRIRDEGELDFPMELDNIKAIIMDMFAAGTDTTSSAAEWVMSELMRNPEVMAKAQAEVRRTFGDKSPQDHEGHMLELPYTNMVIKETMRLNPVLPLLVPRVCRETCNVGGFEVTEGTRVMVNTWALGRNPEYWLEPEKFRPERFEDVRTSQKGSQFDYLPFGSGRRTCPGDIFALAVLELMVARLLYYFDWSLPAGVKPSELDMEMTVALSARRKNQLHLVATPYKAYAVVS